From a region of the Chloroflexota bacterium genome:
- a CDS encoding Rrf2 family transcriptional regulator, with amino-acid sequence MSASSRFAVAVHILALLETNANQALSSSCIAASVNTNPVVIRRILGMLNRAGLVHTEYGADGGTRLARSAHEITLNDIYHATENCRILPLHASSPNQDCRCGRTIQPVLSTIFSHAEAAMQQVLANKSLAEVVNEMQCKPNPQAIPHS; translated from the coding sequence ATGAGTGCAAGCAGTCGATTCGCTGTGGCGGTGCATATTTTGGCACTGCTTGAAACCAATGCAAATCAAGCTCTTTCCTCAAGCTGTATTGCAGCCAGCGTCAATACCAATCCGGTCGTTATTCGGCGGATTCTAGGCATGCTCAACCGAGCAGGCTTAGTCCACACCGAATATGGCGCAGATGGCGGAACCCGTTTAGCGCGTTCGGCTCATGAAATTACCCTCAACGATATTTATCATGCCACCGAAAATTGCCGCATTCTGCCTTTACACGCCAGTTCACCCAACCAAGATTGTCGCTGTGGACGCACCATCCAGCCAGTGCTTAGCACCATTTTTAGCCACGCCGAAGCTGCCATGCAACAAGTATTGGCCAATAAAAGCCTCGCCGAAGTTGTGAATGAGATGCAGTGCAAACCCAATCCTCAAGCTATACCCCATTCTTAA